ctctaatttggttagtttaggatagattaggtggttagtatagggaatttagataggtttgcggattttatgttatttagtgttgattaggtggataatgttggaaaatatattgttgatgttaattttaaaaatttcattttttttccaggttcgaaaaggaagacttactgcccattacagagagatcttcggtgagccgggtagtcgtttagacccggcctcttcttccgctcccagttcttcgggccaggagactgtccccgagactcagtacactcagagagtctctgggtctacttcttctagtgcaccatcggctcctcatgtgcctcctccgatgcctcctcctgtgcctcctccgatggcacctccgatggtcgctgatattcatcctgatctgatggtgcctccgagtgctccttactcgcagtacacggtagaggacattctcagtctgccaggcagagaaggtttaccagtcatcgacccagaccgaccggacggaacgttgtggtatgttgcattaatttttttaattcgtttaaatatcttttataacattaaaaaataatttatattttaaatttgtattttccaggtggggggttgacggatgtcttgcatcggacgtaaccgacacgatcaagggttacttctccatggcacatccaaactggagtaagacgcctcactacgtcagaaagacgtggttcaaaatttacgctgtaagtttctattaattaattatatatattttaattttttcatgatttatatatatactttctaaaaaactaattgttaatttattttttccaacagcaaaaatataattgggctttggggatcactgagagggtgaggaagaagtttaacgcgaaagcgaaagttcgcttgttggacacggtctccaactggaagggtgactggatcgtgaaggggtatgagcgtggcaaacccgctgagctcaccacggacgtgtgggatggcctcatccgttattggcgccttcctgattcgattagaatcgcccaggcttgctctaactcccgtaacacggtcgatgagcacgggaacgggccgatgcttcacactacgggccaaaaaccccacgccggtgtccgtttggaaatggtaattaaatattttattaaataattttttaataattatattaatttattctaactttcttaactgttttttaggccaaagagacgggacatctcccgtctcttatggaactttacgagaggacccacaagaacaaggcgggcgtatttgtagatggcaagtccgagcaaatctacaacgacgtagttgctcgggttgaagaccgccagactcagctgacccagcagtctaccgacggattacccgtcaccttatccacacttgaagtggataagatttacgaggaggtaaattttcaaaaaaattaatttttaattattcatttaatttaactttaaatatttacttacaatatttattttttgtttttaaggttgtccctaaaaaaaagggacggacgttgggtattggttccgtcaacgatgttccgagagcgacatcgtcttatggtcagcgacgggatgatgaagtcacggagctgcgtagagagtccgctcagctgcgtaacgagttgaccgcgacaaaatctcgtatgggtggagtcgagggcttcttggacgttattgcggccacaaatccggaatgggagtccatgttgaggaacatgcgacaacaacatcccattcatggcgagtcatccgacgacgtacataacgaggcggatgttacgaggaggagtgatgaattctaccgggcgatgaacgacccttagttttttttttgttgttgtattatataaattcaaaacttatttatttataaaatattttcatatgaatttatttttattttgaattttaatttattattaaattaaataattttaattattttttaattatattttaaaattctgtaaaataataaaaacgaagtaaattcgtagctaaagtacgacctctttacgtggaaatcttacgaggaaatgacgagaaacagtttacgagtattttacgaggaattatttacgaggaaataacgaggaaatgtttacgaccattttacgaggaaatcatttcgtggttgttacgtgtattttgcgaggaaaatctttcaaggtatttacgtgtagattacgaggaactgttttcgagttatttacgaggaattgtagcgacgtccttacgaggaattgtagcgacgtctttacgacgaatcgttctacttcgtctttacgacgaaatatattcctcgctaagttacgacgaattagcgaggaaatatgtgttacgacggacgtgtaacgagcaaacgcgtttcctcgctaattcgtcgtaaagcctcttttacgacgaaataacgaggaaaaccgccatcgttaagattatgttttcttgtagtgtatttgTTAGCGGTGACGTGAGCCTCTCGTATAAAGCATAtttaatttcaataattttgcatttatatatttgttgattctaagattagcGATTTCTGagtcaaaattatattttatttttttcaaaattttgaataatattctTTTGAGATGTTTTTTTGCCATATCTCCATATTTTGACCTTACCTATCACCATCTTTGTATTTCGTTTACCTCACCGGTGTTTCTCCCAGGAATGATTGTTATGTTTTGGAGTAGAGTTCTTATTGTCCGTCTTGTCTTGTGAGATTATCTCGTATTTATTGTAGATCGGGTCTATGAGTTCTAagttgtgcggttgtttctcaCTGCGCTGTAGGTTGTCCTGGTCAATATTaattgctcttcttcttcattcaaTTTTGGCTGATGTTGGAGACTGCATCTTCTTGGGTTGTGTCAGTGTTTAGGCGTCATTGATGTTTTTTCCTCGTCGTTGACTTGACGTCGATAGTCCCTGCTTGtattggttttaaaattttgttttttcgtgATCTACCTTCTTTGATCTCTTTCATAGCTTGAGTACGGCTCTACGATTTGTTAATTTCATTTGCATTCCCTTCCCTCGCTGTTATCTCATCTCGTTGAAGTTTTCATTGTTGCTTGCGTCTCTAGAAGCTCTCATTTCTGTCATGTTTGCTACTCtaggtttggatagtgttttccTCTGTGTATGCTCAGTGGGTTTGGAAGGTTGTTTATGGTATCAAGCTTGAGCTCTGGTTTCTCGGTGGTTGGCTTCCATTCTCACTCCCTCAggatgtttcttttctttccatgtttcCCTTGGTATAGGTGTACGGAGTTAGTTTCATAGAGCTTTGGTCCTTTTTATCCAGAGTTTTGTCGTTCTTCGTTGGCATGGGCGTCTTgctttagtttgtgaggtgcttcTTACCTCTTAGCTGGTGGCTGGGCTTTTGGGGCTTTAGGCATGTGTCTTCCTACTTTTGCTGACTTTGGCGTTTTggttattatttttcttctgacTCGCTTTTTTGGTTCTTTGCGTTGGAACTCTATCACACACATTTGTGTTCCGAGGATTACTTTGTCTCagattttatctttttgtttttttctgacTTCTGATTATTTAAGCTAAAACACTTTATGGTAAGATGAGGGTAATttagtgaaataaatatttaatttgtaaattaaaaaaatagaaaatagtaaaaaataataaatagtgaaagttaatattatttttagttgttcataaattaaatatttaaaattatttatattattttgcttatttttttattcatcttgTATTTTACtgaccaataaaataattatcaaatttcATATAATGATTCTTTGTGCGAGAACGATTAGATAACTTAAATTCTCAGAAATTCTATTAGATTCGAAAATTTCGCCttcttttgttatttgtttatttattgtaattttCTGAGTTTTTGCATTATTCAAGTTCCATaggtaattttttaatataacaaaCATGTGAATTttgatgagaaaataaaaaagaacacGTGGCAGCAAATCCCCATGCCACTTGtcagaagaaagaaaaataaaatgattatttgtgGGAGAACGATTAGATAATGTTGGACATGAACTTTGTCTCCAACAAGGCCTATAAGATAATGGGCTCATCCCATTTGAAAGGGGGTCACTAGGAAACCCTAGACCTCttctttctataaataaggagtAAACCTCCTTTGAGAGGGGACTCTTGGCTCTCTTGGACTCTCTTTTGGtctctcatcaatctctctacttctagagagagaaacacCTCCCCACATGCTTTCACCTAAGCACTTGTGATCCTTTGTTTTAGAACTACGATTGGCTTGATCTCCTTTCGGGGTACGTAAGCAACCCTTCACCGGGTCCAGCTATAATCATTAAACACCCTTTTCTTATTCTCTTCGAGTCCTCGTCTCATTCATTCAAGTGCAGATCTTTCTCTCGCCACTTGACCGACGAGTCGTCACTCAGTCgtcgtcactcgaccgacgagtcctcactcgaaCTACGAGTCTTCACTTGACTGACGAGTCCTCACttcgaccgacgagtcctcacttcGACCGATGAGTCCTCACTTGACcaacgagtcctcactcgaccgaagagtcgtcactcgaccgttcTGTCGTCACTCGGCGCAGAGCATTCTCTCGCAGTCGCCCCTTTTTCTTATTCTCTTCGAGTCGTCTCCATCCGGTTCAAGCTCAGCATAAAGACTTCTCCTAACCCCACTGACGAGTCCTCGTCTCGTTTATTCACTAGTTTGTTGACAGTTCTcggttcaaacagttggcgcccaccgtgagGCATGGGGAAGTATCTTCGAGGAAGATTGAACTGGAGTCCGTTCTGTtgtcactcgaccgacgagtcctcacttgACTCACGAGTCTTCACTTGACCGACGAATCCTCACTCGACCGAAGAGTCGTCACTCGATCGTTCTGTCGTCACTCGGCGCAGAGCGTTCTCTCGCAGTCGCTTCGCTCGATCTCTCGCGGTCACTCACTCGCTCTCACGGTCACGGTCACATAACAAAACAATCTCCCAACATGTAGGAGCGCGAATTGTTTTGAGCGATGCTTACGCACGAGCACGACCTTGTCTCTCGGACAAACGTACTAGCACTCGCACCCACTAACGagcatgtcctgatcagacacataCTCGAGGGATTTTCGGTCGTATCGCGGTCCAGACCCATGCGATCGAGACGACAACTTTCAATCATCTTATAATCCTCTAAAGCCGGGCTTGGCCAACCTAACATTTTTAGGATTACTTCAAGATCGAGTGAAAACCGTTGTTGCTCGAAAATATAAACGATTGTCTTCGAAACTCGAAAATTTAAACTGTTATCGAGGACTCGAACTGACGGCATGATGTGTCAAAATTTGATAAGACCGAGTCATCGACTCTCCGGTTTAATTCAAGACATCGACCAAATTGCCAAATCCAAATCGTTTAAACCCAATATTCAAAGTAGAATTCAGCGACTCGTCGAAGGCCAACTGGCACTCTCGAGTTGACCCACCGCACGACTCGCAGTTGCTCATATCTCTTTCTCGCGGTCACTCGACTTGCAACTcttgcggtcactcgactcgcaCTCTTACGGTCACTTGATTCGCTCcttgcggtcactcgactcgcactcttgcggtcactcgactcgcactctttgcggtcactcgactcgctcccttgcggtcactcgactcgctctCTCGAAGTCACTCGGCTCGGATCGCTCTCTCGCAGTCACTCAGATTGCTCGCAAGTCTCGAGCATGACGTGATACCGCGAAGACACGTCCACCCGTGACGATTTGATTGTGCGAAGACACGTCCACCCGTGACGATTTGATTGTGCGAAGACACGTCCACCCGTGGCGATTTGATTGTGATGGTTTGCTCATGGCGGTACGTTCATGATGATGTCTACGACGACTTGTCTTTGGCAGTGTGTCGATTGACACTTCATCCATGGCAACTTGCTCCGATGGTTCAGAACACTGTCCTCACAGATCGTTCGTGCAATCATCCCAGAGTAAGAAGTCTGATCGGAATCAGAAGTATGTCGATGACAGCTCGCCCAAGACGGTCCGTCTATGACATTTCATCTATGACAACCTAACCATGACGGCCCATTCATGATAATTGTCTGCGTCGTTCTCTTGCAGTCGTTCGACTCGATCTCTCGCGGTTACTCGGCGCATATCGATCTCTCGCAGTCtctcagatctctctctcctcgcggaGTTGACGTGTCGACTCAGCAACAAGGACTCGCTGAGGCGTATCCATATTTGTTGTATCCATCATGGCTTCACGATGAATCGTCTCGAAAACAGTCGACTCGCACTCTTGCGGTTATTCGGCGCAGATCGATCTCTCGCAGTCGCTCATATCTCTCTCCTCGCGGAGTTGACGTGTCGACTCAGCGCTGAgtccattttcttataaaccCTCTTCGTAAAATTCATTGAGATCAACTCCATCTCTCTCAATGAACTGGGGGGCTTACTGTTGGACATGGACTTTGTCTCCAACAAGGCCTATAAGATAATGGGCTCAGCCCATTTGAAAGAGGGTCACTAGAAAACCCTAGACCTCttctttctataaataaggagtCAACCTCCTTTGAGAGGGGACTCTTGGCTCTCTTGGACTCTCATTTGGtctctcatcaatctctctacttctagagagagaaacacCTCTCCACATGCTTTCACCTAAGCACTTGTGATCCTTTGTTGTAGAACTACGATTGGCGTGATCTCCTttcggggtacgtaggcaacccTTCACCGGGTCCAACTATAATCATTAAACACCTTTTTCTTATTCTCTTCGAGTCCTCGTCTCGTTCATTCAAGTGCAGATCTTTCTCTCGCCAGTTGACCGACGAGTCGTCACTCCATcgacgagtcgtcactcgaccgacgagtcctcactcgaaCTACGAGTCTTCACTTGACTGACGAGTCCTCACTTCGACCGACAAGTCCTCACTTCGACcgacgagtcgtcactcgaccgttcTGTCGTCACTCGGCGCAGAGCGTTCTCTCGCATTCGCCCCTTTTTCTTATTCTCTTCGAGTCGCCTCCATCCGGTTCAAGCTCAGCATAAAGACTTCTCCTAACCCCACTGACGAGTCCTCGTCTCGTTTATTCACTAGTTTGTTGATAGTTCTCGGTTCAAACAGATAACTTAAATTCTCAGAAATTCTATTAGATTCGAAAATTTCGCCttcttttgttatttgtttatttattctaattttctgaGTTTTTGCATTATTAAAATTCCATcggtaattttttaatataacaaaCATGTGAATTttgatgagaaaataaaaaagaacacGTGGCAGCAatcagaagaaaagaaaatgtctacttcatatatatatagatttgaaTTTTCCTTCTTTCCAGGAATGGCATTTTAATCAAAACTTGACATAACAAAAGCATAGCAAGgagttttatttatatacttcAAATACAAAAGATTGGTGGAAATAGCCTCTCCAACACCAAGTTGTTTACATGGAAAATAAACAACTTTGTGGTCGTGTGTTACTTTGACAAAACATTCGACTCACGTATATTATCGTTAcgtatataactttttttttgttaaccaaaaaaaagcTACAGAGAAAACAACCAAGTTAGAGGAATTTTCAACAGTACTAGAAATGAGCAAGAGTATGTTACATGACACTGCTTCAAGCAACAAATAACTTCCCGAGCTCAATGATTTCCTGTAAGACTGAAAATTAGAAAACAACCAAGTTACAACATTTTGCTAGTTAATCATTTAGGTGGTCTTCAAGGAATCCGTGGTTCTACTAATATAGATTAGATTATGACGGTTTTCAAGTTTAATGATTCGACTCAGAATTCTTTAGGAGTAAATCCTAATCTGGTTCGAGGAGTTGTACTGTTTCATACAACTGTATATTGATTTTGTGAATGCAGGATGATATTTCACAAAAAGCTCTaactaataaacaaaacaaaaagcttGGCAGACAATTAGAATTGTATTTGAGATCATTCGGAAATGGTGAACTCGTCCAAAAAATCATGTCCATGAGAGGAAAACTTCATGAAAAAGCCTTCACTTAGTGTCAGCATAATCAAAATCAAGGTTACATAAAgagcaaatctccaaaatagcacatctctaagtttatatcacaaaaataacactccaaaactaaaatgaccaaaatagcacctttctaagtttatcctttgaaaattttaatttttttatttttcaaaattgaaatcttatccccaaaaccttatttctcaactctaaaccctaaaccctaaaccctaaaccctaaaccctaaaccctaaaccctaaaccctaaaccctaaaccctaaaccctaaaccctaaactctaaactctaaactctaaactctaaactctaaactctaaaccctaaaccctaaatcctaaatcccaccctttaactctaaaccctaaatttgtgacttttgataaaacattaagtgttatttttgtaacttttgaacttgagtgctagtttggaaacaaaaacttgatttattgctatttttgtctttttctcttacaTAAACTCGACTTTGAATAAAGAGGGAAGAGTGATAAGATATCAGTATGCAGCAGAGACGGATGCAGAGTATACAACTGAGACCAAAGGGGATGAGACTAATCGTTAATGATAATCATGCAGTGAACCCAAACAGTGTGTAAACAACAACCATTCTAGAAATCAAATCAAAGAGAGTAAAGTTTCCATCTTTCTACCATCAATAAGCAAGATACCATTATCAAGAAAACAAGCACAACCTAAACAAAGCATTTCCGCAAAAGCTAAGCTTTCAATCGCAAAATGATAAACCATTTCAACggagataataataataataatccaaaacTCGAGTCATTGTAATTGAAAACAAGAAAGCATCTAACGATAAGATAAAACAAGAAAGACAACATCTTTTCTCGATCCTTACTTAGTTCTCAGGGATGTCAATCTCACCCTCCTGAATCTCCTGCTGGAGATCCTTGGGGTCCTTCCCATCAACAGTACACCCAACAGACACACACGTCCCGAGAATCTCCCTCACGGTCCCACTCAGCTCCTTGGCAATCGATCTCGGCCTCATGATCCTCGCGATCTCAATCACATCGTCAAACGAAATGTTCCCGTTGTGCTTGATGTTCTTCACCTTCTTACGGTCCCTCTCCGGCTCCTTCAACGCCTTGATGACGAGCGCCGCGGCGGACGGAACCACCGTGACTTTCGCCTGACGGTTCTGAACCGTTAGCTTGACGGTGACGCGGAGGCCTTTCCACTCCTTGGCGGTCTCCTTGGCGATGTCTTCTCCGATCTTCTTCGGGGCGAGACCGAGGGGTCCGATCTTGGGGGCGAGGGAGCTCGCGGCTCCGACTTCGCCTCCGGTGACGCGGACGTAGACGTCGACGATCTGGCTAGGGTCCAACTTCGGCGGCATTGTTGTTTGTTGTTAGGTTTTGGTGTGGAATGAGAGAGTGTGAGGGGGCGCACAAggaatttttagggttttgattctgAATAAATGTGATTGAAACCTAGGGCTTTTATATTTGTTGAATTACGAGTTTGTCCTTCTCGTATAACGGCCCACCCAGCCCAATAATATATGGGGTTTTAAGAAATTCATAAAAGCATAGCATTTTTAGAATCACTTGGGTTTGGATCAAATTCGATGATTGTTGGGAATTTTAGGTTGACAACGTAGTTTGGaggatttaatttattttcgaaGGGTTGTTGAGCAATGGTCATGTTTATATAACACAATCTTATAATATAAAGAAGAGCTTCACTCTTTTCTTAGAACACCACATCATCAATTCGGATGCCCATAGCGTGACACGTGTTCTCTCTAACTAAACTCATcgtttcattaaaaagaatcggCTCACGTGTTTGACATTTATGATTGGCCTCAGATATTAGGCATGGTTTTATTGGCCCAaaatttatttcataacacAGTCCACATCTGTGAAAATAATCCACCGACTTATCTTCTGCTTGCTCTGTGTAAAGCCATCGTCTTTGTCGATTGATATTCAATCCAATGTCCAGCAGCGTAAACTCTTGCATTCAATCAACCTAATAAATGCTTTCATTAACACCCCTGAATCACTCCTTCGACTACGCTGCATTCAGTACACCCCTCCTTTTATGGTTGCGAAAATGTACCTATAAATAAGGAAGTAGCTTTCGTGAAATTCATCACTTTCTCCCTCTCAATCATTATAACCATCCGAAACACAAACACCACCAATAGAATACAAAATGAATCGGTTCATAGAATTTGAAGGGAGACAAGAAAAGAACACACGAAAAGCTTTCCTTTGTTGAAGAACAAACTGGTTCGTCCCCGGTTCAGCTGAGAAGAACTTCAATTCACCAAATATTTGCGTCATGAAAACCAAACCTTATGAGGCGACAATCTCATCAATGAAAGGCTCAGGATTCTCCATCATGTGAGCTCCGAACAGCTGAAGAGTCTCACCTATGAGAGAAGCCCGAGACTTCCCAGAGGAAGACCCAACCGCCGGAAACGATTACAGCGGAGTAGGAGGAAAGCGGCGGCGAGGGAATAGAGGAAGAGGATGTATGcagtgaaggagaagaagaaagctacTGATGATGGTAGAAAGGATAGAAAGAATAGAGTATAATGGAAAGGGGAGAGAGGAACATGATCTTTCATCATTATCT
The window above is part of the Brassica napus cultivar Da-Ae chromosome C8, Da-Ae, whole genome shotgun sequence genome. Proteins encoded here:
- the LOC106433960 gene encoding 60S ribosomal protein L12-2 — translated: MPPKLDPSQIVDVYVRVTGGEVGAASSLAPKIGPLGLAPKKIGEDIAKETAKEWKGLRVTVKLTVQNRQAKVTVVPSAAALVIKALKEPERDRKKVKNIKHNGNISFDDVIEIARIMRPRSIAKELSGTVREILGTCVSVGCTVDGKDPKDLQQEIQEGEIDIPEN